From the Roseofilum reptotaenium CS-1145 genome, the window AGTCCCCGATCTAGATATCGATGAAGTCTTAATGTTTGACGATGAAAGAAATCAATATCTCTGGTTTAATATTGGTTGGAAAGATGGCAGAAGAATTAAAGCTGTTTCTGTCTATGTAAGAGTCAAAAATGAGAAAATATACATAGAAGAAGATTGGACAGAGGAAGGAATTGCGACTGAGCTACTGAGGGAAGGTGTACCGAAAGAGGACATTGTACTGGCGTTTCATTCCCCTGAAACTCGGAAGTTTACGGAGTTCGCGATCGCCTAAACCCTGGTGCTTACTGGGATGGAGAGAATCGGGAGGGGGGGTGGGGGCGATGCTATAATACCAGTATCCTCAACTCACACATAGGAGGGAAATGCCAGCTAAAGACACTTACCATGATGCAGTCAAAAACGCTTTAATTAAGGATGGTTGGGCAATTCTAGCCGATCCTTACAAGATTAAATATAAAGATGCTGAATTGTTTGCGGATCTTTCAGCAGAAAAAACTATTCTAGCAGAACAGCGCGATCGTAAAATTGTCGTCGAAATTAAAAGCTTTCTTAGTCCTTCATTAATGCGCGACTTTGAGATTGCTCTGGGACAATATATTCTTTATCGGAATTTTATTGGTTTAACCGAACCAGAATATGAGATTTATCTTGCGATCAAAGATATCAGGCTTGCCATAGTTTTCTTGATGACTGGACAAAATATGTTCAGCGTGGTCGGGATGATAGACTATATTTAAGCTAAACCCTGGCATAATTGGCAGACGAACTAAATCTCCATAGTTCTGCCACATCTCCTCCAAAAATTCAATCGGTTTCTGTTGCAGTTGAGACATTTGCAACAGTAAATAGCCTTTTGGCCCGGGTGGAAAATTAGATTTGTGTTCTAGAGAAACCATTTTTTAGTGATGGAGATTAACTCTCTTAATGATACGCTCGTATGCTAAGGTTAATATCTCAGCTCTCTCTAGAAGCATAACACCATGTCCTGAATGAGTTTAAGGATGTGACTTTAAGGTTCCGTTTCCTAGAGTGACAAAAGACGGATCATCAGAAAATCATCGTCGCTTTTCTCAGAGATTCAATTTCTTTGCCGTGGTGGAGATCAATCCTACAGTTGAATGGGTTAACCCTAGGCTGAACCCACTCTTGTAGGTTGATCGAATGTTAAGAGGCTTCTGATTTAGTTGAAGGCAACTCCAGACAATAACCCGCACCGTAAACCGTTTTGATATAGCGCGGATGACGGGGATCGGGTTCTAATTTGGTTCTCAGATGGCGAACGTGAACCCGAATGGTTTCAATATCATCATCGGGATCGTATCCCCAAACCTCCTTGAGAATTTCACTCGGAGAAACGGTTTGCCCATGGCGCTGGAGAAGACAGTGAAGTAACTCAAACTCTAAATGAGTGAGTTTAACAGTCGTATCAAACCAAATGACCTCAAAGCGCTCTGGAATCAAAGTGAGAGGACCATAATTGAGAATTTCACTGTGTTTAGCCGCTTGGGGAATGCGATCGGTGCGTCGCAACAGGGCCCGCACCCGTGCTAACATCTCCTCAATTTCAAAGGGTTTGGTGAGATAATCATCTGCACCGGCATTAAAACCTTCTACCTTGTCTTGGGTTTGGCTGAGGGCTGTTAACATCAAGATGGGGATATCGGCAGTGCGATCGTCTCGACGCAGACGTTGACAGACGGTAAATCCATCAACTTTAGGCAGCATTAAGTCCAGCACAATCATGTCTGGAAGCAATTGAATCGCCAGGGCTTGGCCTTTAATGCCATCAGGTGCTTGACTGACATCATAGCCAGCCATTTCCAGGTTGACAGCAACTAATTCTGAGATTGCGGGATCGTCATCAATGACTAATATCCGGGGCATTGCTAAAGTAGGTTTCTAAAGTGGGCGGTTGGCTCTCTCCACGCTCGAGCTAGGAGAGATAGGAAAGGAGTTTGCGATCGTAGAAATCTTAACTTAACTTGTTCTGATTTTAAGCTGCACTCAGAAATAAGTAGCTATCCTAAGATTTCCTTACAGATTATACGCAATTGTGGTCATGGGTATAGTGCGGGTAGAAGCAGAATGGGGTATGGGAAGCGATCGCTCCCTAAAATCCCCAGTT encodes:
- a CDS encoding XisI protein — its product is MDKLIHYQTLIKNILTEYDRISAQVPDLDIDEVLMFDDERNQYLWFNIGWKDGRRIKAVSVYVRVKNEKIYIEEDWTEEGIATELLREGVPKEDIVLAFHSPETRKFTEFAIA
- a CDS encoding element excision factor XisH family protein, which gives rise to MPAKDTYHDAVKNALIKDGWAILADPYKIKYKDAELFADLSAEKTILAEQRDRKIVVEIKSFLSPSLMRDFEIALGQYILYRNFIGLTEPEYEIYLAIKDIRLAIVFLMTGQNMFSVVGMIDYI
- a CDS encoding response regulator transcription factor encodes the protein MPRILVIDDDPAISELVAVNLEMAGYDVSQAPDGIKGQALAIQLLPDMIVLDLMLPKVDGFTVCQRLRRDDRTADIPILMLTALSQTQDKVEGFNAGADDYLTKPFEIEEMLARVRALLRRTDRIPQAAKHSEILNYGPLTLIPERFEVIWFDTTVKLTHLEFELLHCLLQRHGQTVSPSEILKEVWGYDPDDDIETIRVHVRHLRTKLEPDPRHPRYIKTVYGAGYCLELPSTKSEAS